The following are encoded in a window of bacterium genomic DNA:
- the secA gene encoding preprotein translocase subunit SecA, giving the protein MFSLAKKIFGTKNDRELKRIRPLVNQVAAFEPALQKLSDAELAAKTTEFRNKLAQGATLNDIMPEAFAVCREGGRRVLGMRHFDVQLIGGAVLHEGKIAEMRTGEGKTLVATLPCYLNALSGKGVHVVTVNDYLAKRDSEWMGRLYKFLGLSVGVIVHGLNDAQRREAYHADITYGTNNEFGFDFLRDNMKFTLDTMVQREFNYAIVDEVDSILIDEARTPLIISGPAEESTDKYVKINAIIPGLEQNKHYQIDEKSRTAVLTEEGVLEVENRLHVDNLYDPKNIEILHHVSQALRAHTLYKGDVDYVVKDGKVIIVDEFTGRLMPGRRWSDGLHQAIEAKERVRIENENQTLASITFQNYFRMYKKLSGMTGTADTEAPEFAKIYNLEVVAIPTNRSNVREDLNDVIYKNMKAKFKAVVEDIKTLHDEGRPILVGTIAIEKSEILSDMLKRRGVPHNVLNAKHHEKEAEIVAQAGRYGAVTVSTNMAGRGTDIVLGGNAEFLAKAELGHDVDITSDQYKTVLEKYKKQCEAERAKVVEKGGLIIIGTERHESRRIDNQLRGRAGRQGDPGSTRFYVALDDDLMRIFGSDRIANVMEKLGMEEDETIEHSWISKAIENAQKKVEAHHFDMRKTVLEYDDVMNQQRTTVYKKRKDILLGADTRDTVLDMIDMLADSVSQEFGARGGDEFNKEGFEEKLKDQFGFTIPIDEHAHTDADSIGQKIYDTAHATYDAKEKQYGDTVMRQVERFFMLQTLDSLWKDHLLAMDHLREGIGLRGYGQKDPRLEYKKEGFALFEGMMVRFAEDAVQRIFKVQIEKQEDVEIKEKKTMPMKMEKAESASMGSEAAATLGQASAKKKVETMVRDMPKVGRNDDCPCGSGKKYKKCHGA; this is encoded by the coding sequence ATGTTTTCTCTCGCTAAAAAAATCTTCGGCACCAAAAATGACCGCGAATTAAAGCGTATTCGTCCTTTAGTGAATCAAGTGGCTGCTTTTGAGCCCGCACTCCAAAAATTATCGGATGCCGAACTTGCGGCTAAAACCACCGAGTTTAGAAACAAGCTCGCTCAAGGTGCCACCTTAAACGATATTATGCCCGAAGCCTTTGCCGTTTGCCGTGAAGGTGGACGACGTGTGTTGGGCATGCGGCATTTTGATGTGCAATTAATTGGTGGAGCTGTACTGCACGAAGGTAAAATTGCCGAAATGCGTACCGGTGAAGGTAAAACGCTGGTGGCTACACTTCCTTGTTATCTTAATGCGCTCTCGGGCAAAGGTGTTCATGTTGTTACCGTTAACGATTATTTGGCTAAACGCGACAGTGAATGGATGGGGCGCCTCTATAAATTTTTGGGACTGAGCGTGGGAGTAATTGTTCACGGTTTAAACGATGCCCAACGTCGTGAAGCGTATCATGCCGACATTACTTACGGTACCAACAACGAATTTGGTTTTGATTTCTTGCGCGACAACATGAAGTTTACGCTCGATACCATGGTACAGCGTGAATTTAACTACGCCATTGTGGACGAAGTGGATTCTATTTTAATCGACGAAGCCCGTACACCCCTTATTATTTCCGGCCCTGCTGAAGAATCTACCGATAAATATGTTAAAATTAATGCCATTATTCCTGGGCTAGAACAAAACAAACATTATCAAATCGACGAAAAAAGCCGCACGGCCGTACTTACCGAAGAAGGAGTGCTGGAAGTAGAAAACCGCCTGCACGTTGATAATTTGTACGATCCTAAAAATATTGAAATTTTGCATCACGTCAGCCAGGCCTTACGTGCACATACTTTGTATAAAGGCGATGTGGATTACGTGGTTAAAGACGGCAAAGTTATTATTGTAGACGAATTTACAGGTCGTCTCATGCCAGGCCGGCGTTGGAGCGATGGGCTGCACCAGGCTATAGAAGCCAAAGAACGGGTACGGATTGAAAACGAAAACCAGACGCTTGCGTCTATTACTTTTCAAAATTATTTTCGTATGTACAAAAAGCTTTCGGGTATGACGGGAACGGCCGATACTGAAGCTCCGGAGTTTGCCAAAATTTATAATCTTGAAGTTGTTGCTATTCCTACAAACCGTTCGAATGTGCGTGAAGATTTAAACGACGTTATTTATAAAAACATGAAGGCCAAGTTTAAGGCCGTGGTAGAAGATATTAAAACACTCCACGATGAAGGACGTCCCATTTTGGTGGGCACCATTGCTATTGAAAAATCGGAAATTCTGTCCGACATGCTCAAGCGCAGAGGTGTGCCCCACAATGTTTTAAATGCCAAACATCACGAAAAAGAAGCCGAAATTGTGGCACAAGCGGGGCGCTATGGTGCAGTTACCGTATCTACCAACATGGCTGGCCGCGGTACCGATATTGTGCTGGGTGGTAATGCCGAATTTTTAGCCAAGGCCGAGTTGGGACACGATGTTGATATTACAAGCGACCAATACAAAACGGTTTTGGAAAAATACAAAAAGCAGTGCGAGGCCGAACGTGCCAAGGTGGTGGAAAAGGGCGGGCTTATTATCATTGGTACCGAACGCCACGAATCGCGTCGTATCGATAACCAGCTGCGTGGCCGTGCGGGCCGCCAAGGCGATCCGGGCAGTACCCGTTTTTATGTAGCGCTTGATGACGATCTTATGCGCATTTTTGGTTCCGACCGTATTGCCAATGTAATGGAAAAACTGGGTATGGAAGAAGATGAAACCATTGAACACTCGTGGATTTCTAAGGCTATTGAAAATGCCCAAAAGAAAGTGGAAGCGCATCATTTTGACATGCGTAAAACCGTTTTGGAATACGACGACGTGATGAATCAGCAGCGCACTACAGTGTATAAAAAGCGCAAAGATATTTTATTGGGTGCCGATACACGCGATACGGTTTTAGATATGATTGACATGCTGGCTGATAGTGTATCGCAAGAATTTGGTGCGCGCGGCGGGGACGAATTTAATAAGGAAGGTTTTGAAGAAAAATTAAAAGATCAGTTTGGTTTTACTATTCCTATTGACGAACATGCGCATACCGATGCCGATAGCATAGGGCAAAAAATTTACGATACGGCTCATGCCACTTACGATGCTAAAGAAAAACAATATGGCGACACTGTGATGCGCCAGGTGGAACGTTTTTTCATGCTGCAAACGCTTGATTCACTCTGGAAAGATCATCTTTTGGCCATGGATCATTTGCGTGAGGGTATTGGACTAAGAGGTTATGGTCAAAAAGACCCGCGTTTGGAGTATAAAAAAGAGGGTTTTGCTTTATTTGAAGGAATGATGGTTCGTTTTGCCGAAGATGCCGTGCAACGTATTTTTAAAGTTCAAATTGAAAAGCAGGAAGATGTAGAAATTAAAGAAAAGAAAACAATGCCCATGAAAATGGAAAAAGCCGAAAGTGCCAGCATGGGTTCTGAAGCTGCGGCCACACTGGGCCAGGCTAGTGCAAAAAAGAAAGTTGAAACAATGGTGCGGGATATGCCAAAAGTAGGACGTAACGATGATTGCCCGTGTGGGAGTGGGAAAAAATATAAAAAGTGTCACGGAGCGTAA
- the gloB gene encoding hydroxyacylglutathione hydrolase, with the protein MRVFLVPTLFDNYTYLIVDEKTRECVIVDCPEVDPVLKKIKDENLKPVAIWCTHHHPDHVAGNEELLLQFDIPVYGSLYDFNKGRVPRQTHALKEGDVVCVGAHGSAPSLQFRVLDIPAHTLGHIAFYGHGALFCGDTLFACGCGRLFEGTPGLMYAALNKLKNLPDNTLVYCGHEYTEKNMQFALELEPGNVLLQKAIAHKTKVPTTIASEKKLNPFMRWDDHLFTSKLKAQGYGGSAPEEFVGWLRTKKDHW; encoded by the coding sequence ATGCGTGTTTTTTTGGTTCCAACCTTATTTGATAATTACACTTATTTGATAGTGGATGAAAAGACGCGCGAGTGTGTGATTGTGGATTGCCCCGAAGTAGATCCTGTTCTTAAAAAAATAAAAGACGAAAATTTAAAACCAGTAGCTATCTGGTGCACGCATCATCATCCCGATCATGTGGCGGGGAATGAGGAGTTACTGTTGCAGTTTGATATTCCTGTTTACGGAAGTTTATACGATTTTAATAAGGGGAGAGTTCCCAGGCAGACACATGCTTTAAAAGAAGGTGATGTTGTCTGTGTAGGGGCGCATGGCAGTGCGCCCTCTTTGCAGTTTCGTGTTTTGGATATTCCTGCTCACACATTGGGCCATATTGCATTTTATGGGCATGGAGCGCTTTTTTGTGGTGATACACTTTTTGCCTGTGGGTGCGGGCGTTTATTTGAGGGGACGCCTGGGCTGATGTATGCTGCTTTAAATAAACTCAAAAATTTGCCCGATAATACCTTGGTTTATTGCGGGCATGAGTATACCGAAAAAAATATGCAGTTTGCTTTGGAATTAGAGCCGGGGAATGTGCTTCTTCAAAAGGCTATTGCTCATAAAACCAAAGTTCCAACCACTATAGCCAGTGAGAAAAAATTGAATCCCTTCATGCGCTGGGATGATCATTTATTCACCTCTAAACTGAAGGCTCAGGGCTATGGTGGTAGTGCTCCAGAGGAGTTTGTGGGGTGGCTTAGAACTAAAAAAGACCATTGGTGA
- the argJ gene encoding bifunctional glutamate N-acetyltransferase/amino-acid acetyltransferase ArgJ, whose protein sequence is MTLHNIIIPGFQFSGIHCGIKDDPKKKDLTLIYSENPKTLVDGVFTTNKVFAAPVTVCREVVKKGFGQMVVINSGVANACTGSIGLKNAYQTQKEAARIFGMDASRVLVCSTGKIGDKLPMKKLIKGLGKSTQHLGPGNFVVAAKGIMTTDEYPKYAWVKGEIGGKKYVIGVMAKGAGMLCPNMATMLAYVITNLNFTQATLRTIFRRAVGQTLNRITVDGDTSTNDTVLVMANGLAGNKTFTADSAAGRKVEKQMTELLDEMARKITLDGEGATKCTKVFINGAKTVAEARKIAYSIGNSPLVKTALFGCDPNWGRIMAAVGYSGAHVVQEKLKVSIGPHMVVKNGQGVIGPSDNFKALQNYMKKQDLEITVDVGVGKASFFVYMSDLTYDYINLNAEYHT, encoded by the coding sequence ATGACTTTACACAACATAATCATTCCTGGTTTTCAATTTTCGGGTATTCACTGTGGTATTAAAGATGATCCCAAGAAAAAAGATCTCACTCTTATTTACTCCGAAAATCCTAAAACCTTAGTGGACGGTGTTTTTACCACCAATAAAGTTTTTGCAGCTCCTGTTACCGTGTGCCGTGAGGTGGTTAAAAAAGGTTTTGGGCAAATGGTGGTGATTAACAGCGGTGTAGCCAATGCCTGCACCGGTTCCATCGGTCTTAAAAACGCGTATCAAACTCAAAAAGAAGCCGCTCGTATTTTTGGTATGGACGCTAGCCGTGTGCTTGTTTGTTCCACCGGTAAAATTGGCGATAAATTACCCATGAAAAAGCTGATTAAAGGTTTGGGTAAATCAACCCAGCATTTGGGGCCCGGTAATTTTGTGGTGGCGGCCAAAGGCATTATGACCACCGATGAGTATCCTAAATACGCGTGGGTAAAAGGGGAGATTGGCGGCAAAAAATATGTGATTGGTGTGATGGCCAAAGGCGCCGGCATGTTGTGCCCTAATATGGCCACCATGCTGGCTTACGTGATCACTAACTTAAATTTTACTCAAGCAACTCTGCGCACTATTTTTAGACGGGCTGTGGGTCAAACGTTAAACCGCATTACTGTAGACGGCGATACCTCTACGAACGATACTGTTTTAGTAATGGCTAATGGCCTGGCGGGTAACAAAACTTTTACGGCCGATAGCGCCGCCGGGCGCAAAGTTGAAAAACAAATGACCGAGCTCTTGGATGAGATGGCGCGCAAAATTACTTTGGACGGCGAGGGCGCAACTAAATGTACAAAAGTATTTATTAACGGCGCTAAAACGGTGGCCGAGGCACGTAAAATTGCTTACTCCATTGGTAATTCTCCATTGGTAAAAACAGCCCTTTTTGGCTGCGACCCTAACTGGGGGCGCATTATGGCCGCTGTGGGATATTCAGGGGCGCATGTGGTGCAGGAAAAACTTAAAGTATCTATTGGACCGCACATGGTGGTTAAAAATGGGCAGGGTGTTATTGGACCCAGCGATAATTTTAAGGCACTTCAAAATTACATGAAGAAGCAGGATTTGGAAATTACGGTAGATGTGGGTGTGGGGAAAGCTTCTTTCTTTGTTTACATGTCCGATTTGACTTACGATTACATTAATTTGAACGCGGAGTACCATACTTAA
- a CDS encoding winged helix-turn-helix domain-containing protein — MYAMDLTFLIPSKTRLKVLEYFVLNPDEKVHVNELARRLNLAPQLTYRELINMENWGFLFSSKSGNQRVYRVNKKFVYWEQIAELIEKRNQIKALQPPTISKVIDWDELSKEYRTIKIPATLDKNLKMKKNTPRAYTEEKMMKRKGLL, encoded by the coding sequence ATGTACGCCATGGACCTTACCTTTTTAATTCCTTCTAAAACGCGGCTAAAGGTTTTGGAATATTTTGTTTTAAACCCCGACGAAAAAGTTCATGTAAACGAGCTAGCGCGTAGGCTTAACCTTGCCCCGCAACTTACCTACCGCGAACTGATTAACATGGAAAACTGGGGTTTTTTGTTTTCATCAAAATCCGGAAATCAGCGTGTGTATCGGGTGAATAAGAAATTTGTTTATTGGGAACAAATTGCAGAATTAATTGAAAAACGAAATCAGATAAAAGCATTACAACCACCAACCATTAGCAAAGTAATCGACTGGGATGAACTATCCAAAGAATACAGAACTATAAAAATACCGGCTACTTTAGATAAAAATTTAAAAATGAAAAAAAATACGCCACGCGCTTATACCGAAGAAAAAATGATGAAAAGAAAAGGTTTGTTATGA
- the thiE gene encoding thiamine phosphate synthase, translating to MQQIKGIYAIIDIGNTGGHCPVLLAESYLKRGIKIIQLRCKKEPHAVYLKHARQIKALKQKYFFTFIINDNPFLAKQINADGCHVGQGDHSVAFVRRLLGPHKIIGKSTHSLAQFKDALAEDTSYVALGAIFSSPTKNDPSHPVLGLDVLKEAVSMSEKPVVAIGGINATNAPKVWETGVLAIAMITALYR from the coding sequence ATGCAACAAATTAAGGGAATCTACGCCATCATCGACATTGGAAACACCGGGGGACACTGCCCCGTTTTGTTGGCAGAGAGCTATCTCAAACGCGGCATCAAAATTATCCAGCTGCGCTGTAAAAAAGAACCGCATGCGGTCTATTTAAAACACGCCCGTCAAATAAAGGCGCTCAAGCAAAAATATTTTTTCACGTTTATCATCAACGATAATCCTTTTTTAGCAAAACAAATAAACGCCGATGGATGTCATGTGGGGCAGGGCGATCATAGCGTAGCTTTTGTAAGGCGCCTTTTGGGGCCTCACAAAATTATTGGCAAATCCACGCATTCGCTTGCACAATTTAAAGATGCATTAGCAGAAGACACAAGCTACGTGGCTTTGGGGGCTATTTTTTCGTCGCCTACTAAAAATGATCCCTCGCATCCGGTGTTGGGGCTTGATGTCTTAAAAGAGGCGGTATCAATGTCAGAAAAACCGGTAGTGGCTATAGGGGGTATTAATGCCACCAATGCTCCAAAAGTATGGGAAACCGGTGTTTTGGCTATTGCCATGATCACGGCTTTATACCGATAA
- a CDS encoding sigma-54 dependent transcriptional regulator, with the protein MATLLIADDEASIRTILTKALEKDGHEILRAKTGQEALVYLQSRPIDLALVDIRMPEITGLDLLKQTDKFLGKPYIIIITAQDTMENAIEAMKRGAYDYITKPFDIDELSILVNRALETRNLKTEVTRLKAQEIKESKTSPTIVGKTREIQEIYKTIGKVANQDVAVLIEGESGTGKELIARAIHYQGSRVAMPFVAVNCAAIPANLLESELFGAKKGAFTGANEDKQGYFLQANKGTLFLDEIGDMPMDLQAKLLRVLQQKEVQRLGDSKVIPIDVRIISATNANLTKKVKDGKFREDLYFRLNVVPIFVPPLRERKKDIPYLSQYFLDKACQEFGLPEKEFAEDALDYLTDNPWPGNIRELENLIKRVSVLTQRPIIEAADFKKLSKGLDLGTMPGNYDAEQLEAFIESHIQLYLKKVNVARERDVYNKFVGMMERPLIRQMLIKKDGNQIKAAEILGINRNTLRKKIRELKIDLRDLLKENEE; encoded by the coding sequence ATGGCTACATTACTTATTGCCGACGACGAAGCTAGTATCCGGACGATTTTAACCAAAGCTTTGGAAAAAGACGGGCACGAAATTTTACGCGCTAAAACAGGGCAGGAGGCTTTGGTATATTTGCAAAGTCGCCCAATTGATTTAGCGTTAGTTGATATTCGTATGCCCGAAATTACAGGGCTCGATTTATTAAAACAAACCGACAAGTTTTTGGGCAAACCCTACATCATTATTATCACCGCGCAAGACACCATGGAAAACGCCATTGAGGCTATGAAACGCGGTGCCTACGATTACATCACCAAGCCTTTTGATATTGATGAACTCTCCATTTTAGTAAATAGAGCTCTTGAAACACGCAATCTTAAAACCGAGGTTACACGTCTTAAAGCACAGGAGATAAAAGAATCCAAAACGTCGCCCACCATTGTGGGTAAAACACGCGAGATTCAGGAAATTTATAAAACCATCGGAAAAGTGGCTAATCAAGACGTGGCTGTTCTTATCGAAGGTGAATCGGGAACAGGTAAAGAGCTCATTGCCCGTGCTATTCACTATCAAGGCAGCCGCGTAGCCATGCCCTTTGTTGCTGTTAACTGCGCTGCTATCCCGGCCAATCTTTTAGAAAGTGAATTGTTTGGCGCAAAAAAAGGCGCGTTTACCGGTGCCAACGAAGACAAACAGGGGTACTTTTTACAGGCTAATAAAGGCACTCTCTTTTTAGATGAAATTGGTGACATGCCCATGGATTTGCAAGCTAAGCTCCTCCGTGTGCTTCAGCAAAAAGAAGTGCAGCGTTTGGGCGATTCTAAAGTCATTCCCATCGATGTGCGCATCATTTCGGCCACAAATGCAAACCTTACCAAAAAAGTAAAAGACGGAAAATTTAGGGAGGATTTGTATTTTCGTTTAAATGTGGTTCCCATTTTTGTGCCGCCTTTGCGTGAGCGTAAAAAAGATATTCCCTATTTGTCGCAATATTTTTTGGATAAAGCCTGTCAGGAATTTGGTTTGCCCGAAAAAGAATTTGCTGAAGACGCCTTGGATTATTTAACCGATAATCCCTGGCCTGGAAATATCCGCGAACTTGAAAACCTCATCAAGCGCGTATCGGTTTTAACCCAGCGGCCTATTATTGAAGCCGCCGATTTTAAAAAACTCTCAAAAGGTCTCGATTTGGGTACCATGCCAGGCAATTACGATGCCGAGCAGCTGGAGGCGTTTATCGAATCGCATATTCAGCTTTATCTTAAAAAGGTAAATGTAGCGCGCGAAAGGGATGTGTATAACAAATTTGTAGGCATGATGGAGAGGCCTCTTATTAGGCAAATGCTTATTAAGAAAGACGGCAACCAAATTAAGGCTGCCGAAATTTTGGGAATTAATCGCAACACACTTCGTAAAAAAATACGCGAATTAAAAATTGATTTGAGAGATTTGCTCAAGGAAAATGAGGAGTAA